ttacagttgggccaacagcaaagtgagagctgtggcacacggtttctctattgcagtgggaaatcatttacagcttgatctttcgtgaaggactatgactctcaatcaaggaggcaaaattgcactggctcttagtgctgcagcctcagtttggggggctagtcggcctttgggaaccatccccaacgtcgaatgtcctaaaaccctcttggccgagagtggggaagtaacttgggcaagacattctccactgtaaTGAAATTCTAGCcgaaatagtcgggacagcagttgcctcctctgctgttctgatggtcatagtcggacacgactgactaccacacacacacacacacacacacacacacacacatatatatatcgaaTATCCATAATGACGGGTCTTTGACTGAATCGGGCTACCCTTTAAAAAATCACAGCACTGTTTGATACTGATTTAGTGAGGTTTGGAAAACTGAACTGATTTTACTAATATAcggtggtgtatatatatatatatgtgtgtgtgtgtgtgcgtgcgtgcgcatgcgcgtgtgtgtgcgtgtgtgtgcgtgcgcgtgcgcgcgcgcgcgtgtgtgtgtgtgcgtgcgcgtgcgcgtgtgtgtgtgtgtgtgaattattttcAGAAGGGATGGCTGTAAAACTGTCCGAAACTCAGTTGCCACAATTGCTACCATGGCTGGAGAAGCATCTTCCTTATACCTTTAAGGTAGGATGATAGAAAGAAaagactattactactactacttctaaaaGAGGCGTGTGTTTTCTTCAAGTTTTCTGTTCATCATGCATTGAATTAgtgacgggtgcagtagccgagtggttggactttcaatctgaggttcccgggttcgaatctcggtaacggcgcctggttgctaaagggtggagatttttcccatctcccaggtcaacacatgagcagacctgcttgtgcctgaaccccattcgtgtgtatacggcaagcagaaaatcaaatacgcacgttaaatatcccgtaatccatgtcagtgtacggtgatttggaaacaagaacatacccagcttgcacacccacgaaaacggagtatggctgctaacatggcggggtaaaaacggtcgtacacgtaaaagcccactcgtgtacagtacaagtgaacgtgggagttgcagcccacgaacgaagaaaaagaagaagaagaagaagaagaagaagaaactaagtGAGTGTATTTCATCTCAAATCTGTGGATTATATCAGCCCACTGCTCATACTGGTCACGCGGAAAACGTTCATAAAACTCCGATGTCTCAGCTTTCATGAAGAAATCCCACTTCTGAAGTCTTGctctgaaaataaaagaaaactggTTCAATAAGAAGGCAgtgccttttttttaatttttatttttagcgGAATTTTAAAATGGATGGCTAACTGCCTGGAACTGTGTAGAAAGAGATGATTTGCAAATCAAGAAAgtccagtgatatatatatatatggcctagaggtaacgcgtccgcctaggaagcgagagaatctgagcgcgctggttcgaatcacggttcagccgctgatattttctccccctccactagaccttgagtggtggtttggacgctagtcattcggatgagacgataaaccgaggtcccgtgtgcagcatgcacttagcgcacgtaaaagaacccacggcaacaaaagggttgttcctggcaaaattctgtagaaaaatccacatcgatagtaaaaacaaataaaactgcatgcaggaaaaaatacaaaaaaatgggtggcgctgtagtgtgtagcgacgcgctctccctggggagagcagcccgaatttcacacagagaaatctgttgtgataaaaagaagtacaaatacaaatacaaaatataaaatacaGTAATATTGCTGAAAGTATAGCTTAGTGCCTGGGTTTATTTCAATGTATTTCAATATATGTGTGCTaggtgaatcggtagcgtaagcgtATTGCttagtgtctgggtttgttccaatgtattttttatatattttatttacctgtgtgctgtctGAATTGGTAGCATCAGCAGTATTTACTtaaaagttgtgtaccttgcttcccgggaaactgatgcccttgaccgctctcgctggaggatgctgtgctctagtggcataaagacgtttgaaaacaagagaacgctggccattaaggagaagcgtgagcgaaggaagcagggctctacttctggagacgttttcccttgcaacacctgtgggaagtgctgcgcatccagaatcggcctcttctcccatatgaggacacacaccgacagataagcctgcctgcctactcatccgtcgatccgacgggagactccatcaccttgtgaagggagagagtgacaaaTCTTGACTTTTGTTAATCAAAGTATAGCTTAGATTAACGATTTTGTGTTGCTgagggggtatgtatgtatgtatgtatggttgtaCGAATCATAAATATATGTGCATATCAAATGCATGGATAGATAGGTTGATGAAGAATAGACGGATAGATGGATGCATGATTTAAGGCCAggcactacagtcaaataacgacttattttctctccaactatatatatctctctttttgttttgtttactaggtgtgtcatcacttgtggatcacaaaaaaaagtgttatcttagatttctgtgaatacccgttgctatggaaacaaatcaaaatggcctccaaacaatgtatcaaagaaatcgggtttgtggtccatgcaAACAATttgtttgttatgtggacttgatacacaatgacattatcttcattctCACGTGAggttgtgttgattcttcaattattgtattttatAACGAATTTTtcaaattttgggtattgcgaaatgcTCAAAAGTTACAATCGccatgaattaaaacccagagaatattttcatacatactcacgacaaaacttcactaacatgttataaaacaatcatgcaaagtctcatggctGTAGGTTTACTcattattggctttttttttccattgttaaaGACATATTTGCagtgggaaaagaaaacaacgtatgcatatgatagaagagatgttcaagaatcaaaatccatcaaaaaacccaaatcatgaaaaatcatcattttggtctcttttgcactgccttttcccccttaaaaaaaaaaaaaaaatgtatatatataaaaaaaaaaaaatatatatatatatataacggcaGGTCCatggggtgaagaacagaaaggaggagtctctgctgtgcagactgcgtgcagggcacactttttttttttttttttttttaaacccatttTTACTTGTTGAAGgaggaagaggcccctcgatgtattccctgtgatgagcctctcaccgtgaaacacgtgctccttgactgttgggagctgcatgacgttagacacagacattacacggcggtttctctgactgaagactttgtttcgtgatgtccctccgtgggcgctgatggacattttaaatcagatttgaaggttttaaacgatAGAaggttttttaaaactttgagtggaaagtttaaagcggtgacttttttattttttattgatttattttttttttacccttgtagtaagTATTAaggtggcgatagccttgagatggccttagtggtcggcggcgaggctctaagcaccatgatttgatttgatttgatttaaggTCCATGGAGATCTGCAGAATTACCTGAGAGAGCAGTACCCAGACCTGGAGTTCTTCGTGGACAGGTGGCCACATCCCAGGGCTCTCGTCGCCAGGGTGAACCCGGCTTctgaacaggtgggtgggtgtggggtggggtggggtggggggtgggggtgtgtcttCGTTCACAACTGAGCCACAGACACACGacgacaaaaatacacacacgcatgcacacaaagagtgatatgtcacacacacacacacacacacacacacacacacacacacacacacacacacacacacacacacacacacacacacacacacacacacacacacacagatagaaaaagGGTATagtccatacagagagagagagagggggaggggatataaAAATATGCGGACAACAGACAAAAGATGgatgtaattcacacacacacacacacacacacacacacacacatacacacagagtcagacagacagacagacagacaggcaggcaggcatacagagagagggggtcgggggggggggggggtgtcgggggggggggaagctttgACTCGAACCCACTGTCTGTTGTACAGTGTgtggacttttttgtttgtttgttttattttaaatcaTGCCCTCACTCCTTATGTCTTGTTTATCTCTTTTTCTGCCCATGAAAATGTGAGGCATAATAAAGAAAGTTCTTGCTGTAATTAGACAGTTcattcattcagagagagagagagacagagagagagacaggcagacagacagacacagaggggtgatgaatgtgtatgtatatatatatatatatatatatatatgtatgtgtgtgtgtgtgtgtgtgcacgcttatatgtgtgcttgtgcatgtttgcacgcgcgcgcgcgcgcacgcacgcacgcacgcacgcacgcgtatatGTGCCCTTGTACATATAATGTTTCAGACAGGTGTGAAGAGACTGGAAGTTGACGGTGTGTTCGGGACCAACGATGAAGCGCTGCTCTCACTGCTCAAGGACCCAGATATAGTGCAGTGGGACAGCAGCCTTGTTTTATGCAGTAACAtccagttgttttttcttttttttttttttctttttttgtgtcttttttttttcaccttcgtCTGATTTGCTTCACCTGACTGTAGACAATTACTGTTCCTAAGTCAAGACACGCCACTTCCCGTGTCGCACATTTGCGCATGTCCTgaaagacgcacgcacgcacgcacgtatacacgcacgcactcacacgcacacacacacacacacacacacacacacacacacacacattcaccttcaccttcacagtAATATGAGTCACGTTGTAGTACTTTTCAGTAAGCGAAggactcaaacacagacacacacacacacacacacacacacacacacacacacacacacacacacacacacattattattataatatacttttcctctgatacataacatgaacttcttattttttttttacactaatattcacatgcattccctttcctttatacactactttactcctttccgtctaaaaacacttatagtgaatagacgttaaactgaagaaaactcacacacacacacacacacacacacacacacacacacacacacacacacacacgcacacactcacttgtcCAGTATGCAAATGATATTTGTTTTTGGATGAAAGTAGCGTTTAAAAAGTGCACACCTGGTAGCTCTCTAAACTATGCAAAAATGCTATATCAAATCGAACTGAACATAATTTCTGATTATATGATTGAAAACGGCTTGCAGTTGTCTGCTGAAAAATCACATATGATGCTTTTAAATAATGGGTCAGAGCCTATGAATATGCCTAACTTTAAAATAAATGATACACCCCTTGAATATAGAAAGGTAGTGAAATTCCTTGGAGTATATCTGACAACAAAACTAACATGGAATTATCATACTGAaaatatgttaacaaaagcaagaaaaacgtTAAACTTCTTAAAGGTTATAAGCAAGCAATCTTGAGGACAAGACAGATTAACACTTTTGCGCCTATCTACATTGCTTCTTCGATCAAAATTAACTTATGCCCAAGAAGTATTTTTCTATGCCCCAAAATATTTACTGAAGAAACTCCAAAGTATAGACTGCAAAGGGTATAAACTTGCTCTTGGTATACCAGTTTATGCGTCATGTATTATTAAAACGTATTGTGCGGCTGGGGTACCACCACTTGAAGAAGACAGGAACCTTCAGTGCACCAAATTAGTCTTGAGAAGCTCAACAGCAGAAAGTGATTTCAAACCTGAACTGAATCTTTACTCCGATACTAACTTTCCAAAAAAGAGCTAGGACCATAGCCTCCGTCTCATATGACGATAAATACATATACATCTACTACTATGACAAGCTCTGATCTAAATCTGAAGTATAATATAGCCAAACAGTCTCTTTTATCCCCTATCCCACCCTGGGAACTCAAGAGAGCCCAGTTTGATATTGATTATACGAAtgtaacaaagactgaaaacatAAATTTACTGTCATCTTATGCCCGAATCCACTTATGTGATCAATATCCAAACCACCTGATGGTTCATACAGATGGTTCTGTATTAATTAAACAATAATGCAGGTGCCGCATATATCATACCTAACCTAAACGCAGAAAGGTTTTATaacgtgggggaaaaaaaaagtcactcttTACCGCGGAGCTAGTTGCAGTACTTATGACATTATACTTTTTACAcgattccccccccccgacccccaccccccaaaaaaaagaggaagaaaaaaagaaagaaaaagattccaGATTGCTTTTTGCGTTAACTCCAAGACAGTCATTGATGCTATCAAATCTTTACACTCGAAAGTTAGATCTGAAATTGTTATTGAAATTAAACATCTAATTCATTTACTCTCATTGAGGGGTTACTCGTACAACGTTTATCCGGAGTCCTTCGCATTGTGGCCTTCTTTATGATGAGAAGGTTGATCTCTTGGCGAAAAAAGGAGCAAAGGAATCAGCTGAGTCAACATGTTTATCTCTTTCCATTTTCACTGCAAGAATGTTATAGAGTATAATAGAACAGATCCAGCGATCATACTTtcagtcagaagaaaggaaaaatgggATGTTCAATCTCATTCGAAgaaataagtaatatttatgGAATTGCTGGTAAACGTGACCAACGCATTTACAGTAAAAGGCAGATTGCATCATTGATCtgtagatggaaactgaactgtttcaagacaaaatacattaaaaaaaaaagtttcctgtaTGTGTGGTAATCTTGTAACAAGCGATCATGTATTTATTTgcgacatgttaaaatgtcatcttttccgatgcaagaaatattggacCCTTCACTTTTATTGCTCAGTTTCTTTAAatcgttgttaaatagtccagttgggttGCTGTTAaaacttctgttttttctttttctttttttttcgtttcaagatatatatatatatatatatatatatatatatatatatatatatatatatatatatatatatatatatatatatactggagtTGTCACTGTTGATGTTGGattttttcaaatctttgttcgATAGTCCAACTGGGTTGTCAAAACCATCTatctgctttttattttattttattttattttatacgcCTATGTTTTAGAGTTGGGAACTTATTATTTTAGCCAGATTGTTTGTAaatgttgagattttttttctcctttaccctttcccacctccctccctcctccctcccccccccccccccccccatttccccccccccccccatgtctaatatcacttaatgtgaatagacattaaatggAATGGAACACACACCGCAACATCTTCACCCCAGTGATAATTACGGACGAGCACTGGTCCGACGTCATAACAcgctcatcatcacacacacacacacacacacacacacacacacatctgctacgGTCTTTTGGACTTCCATTGGAAATTGGATATTGCCACACTGGGACATGCAATTaatagagacatacacacatgtctcacacacataaacacacacaccggcacacacacacacacacacacactctctctctctctctctcgcacacatgcaggcacgcacgtatgcacaagcacgcacacacacacacacacacacacacaaacaccgtggCACAtgcacctgcgcgcgcgcgcgcacacacacacacacacacacacacacaaacacatgcacacacacacacatacaaatacatacacacacacacaaacacatgcacacacacacacatacaaatacatacacacacacacacacacacacacgacacacacgcacacacatacacacacactcactgattaaactccagtccagttggtatcctcctttgatgtattataattaatgttgttatttatatttacattgttgtacttgttgatatgcatatacatattctccctcccatgacacctcattcaatacacaccataatctctttagactttttcttataataatatacctttcctctgatacataacatgaacacttttttttacactaatattcacatgcactccctttcctttatccactactttactccttaccgtctaaaaacacttatagtgaatagacgttaaactgaagataaaacactcactgatacacacacacacacacacacacatgcacacgcacagacacacacacgcacgcacacacacacacacgcgcacacgcacacacacacacacacacacacagtgggatcTGTCATAAAGTACTCTCACCTGTACAGCCTATCGGTATCATCTGTAATCTCCTTGACCTATACTTATATGAATGATAAAAACCGGAAAAAACAGCCCACGCATAGATAACTAAGACAGccgcttgtttcttttcttttcttttcttttgaagagaataggaagggaacacacacacacgcacagacacacacacacacacacaaacacacacacacacacaaacgcacacacacgcacacaaacagacacacacacacacacaaacacacacacacacacacaaacacacacacacacaaacagacacacacacacacacgcacgcacgcacgcacacacacacacacacatacacacagagtgggatCTGTCATAAAGTACTCTCACCTGTACAGCCTATCGGTATCATCTGTAATCTCCTTGACCTATACTTATACGAATGATAAAAACCGGAAAAAACAGCCCACGCATAGATAACTAAGACAGccgcttgtttcttttcttttcttttgaagagaataggaagggaacacacacacacacacacacacacacacacacacacaaacagaaacacacacacaaacagaaacacacagacacacacgcacgcacgcacacacagacacacacgcacacatacacacacgcacagacacacgcacgcacacacacacacacatacacacacacacacacacacacaaacactgatacacacaacacacacacacacacacacacacacacacaacatgaccaaAGCTACATTTATTAATCAAAATACACATAAGCAAGTGATACACCACAGCGGCTTCATTTCCACACACTCACCAAAtcacccaccaccttcccccgcacgcttcccccccccccccacacacacacacatacacacgcgcgcgcgcacacacacacacacgccccaagtcacccaacctccccccgcacgcttccccccccccccacacacacatacacacacgcgcgcgcgcgcgcacacacacacacacacacacacgcacacacacatacatttccacACACGCTCCTAATCACCCCCCCTCCGcacgcccaccctcccccccacctcccatcctccatacatacacacacacaagcgcgcgcacacacacacacacacacacacacacacacacatcgtcatcatcatcattgtcatcatcatcgtcgtcatcatcatcatcatcatcgttgtcatcatcgtcatcatcatcgtcgtcatcatcgtcatcaacatcattgtcatcatcatcatcatcgtcatcatcatcgtcatcatcatcatcatcatcttcgtcatcattatcgtcacctgCGCTGTTTACGTCACGCAGGCCTGACCATTAACCTGGATGCAGTGTTGCGGGCAGTGGAACAGATGGGGAAGTCCACAAAGCTGACCGTCGCCACCTTGCTGACAGCAACGCCGGCCGATCTTAAACGCATGTAATTGTTATGCAaggatatctgtctatctatctatatctctctaaagatatacatatatatttatgcatatatatatatatatatatgatacacacacacacatacatacacacacacacacacacataccactgtccccaaaaccctcttggccgagacagaagggacgtaacttgggcaagacactctccactataataaaaaattccagcccaaatagtcctgacagcagttgcctcctctgctgttctgatggtcatagtcggacacgactgactatatggagtctcccgtcggggccgatggatgagtaggcaggcaggcttatctgtcggtgtgttgtTCCGACAATTTCCctggagttgtgcagtcccttccccactctctcgcctaccgatgctcacagtgccacaggtgcagatactgccacgtgactgactatcatacatatatacacatacatgttcgtatgtgtgtgcgcgcgcgagcgtgcgtgtgtgtgtgtgtatgtgtgtgcgcgtgcgcgagcgaGCCGAgccgagcgtgcgtgtgtatgtatgtatgtatgtacacaccaTGGCTTTCACTTTTGTCGTACTTCTACCTGACAGACCTGTGCCGGAGGGAACGAAGCTCCGGGCGGCCACCACTGCTGACGTCAGCCGCATTTTCTCCACGTGGAAGTTCGCCGGCGACAGAACGGACTACCTCATCCAGGAGCGGGTGGAGAGGTACCCGTCGGTGTACCTGGAGACGGACACCGGGCACCACGTCGGGCACATGCTATCCACCAACTATGGCACCATGGGAATGCTCTACGTAAATCCGGACTTCCGCCGGAAAGGTTACGCCAAGGTTCTC
This genomic interval from Babylonia areolata isolate BAREFJ2019XMU chromosome 8, ASM4173473v1, whole genome shotgun sequence contains the following:
- the LOC143285198 gene encoding glycine-N-acyltransferase-like protein 3 isoform X1, which encodes MFIGSSLFLLLRSRAAAPTFTRMAVKLSETQLPQLLPWLEKHLPYTFKVHGDLQNYLREQYPDLEFFVDRWPHPRALVARVNPASEQTGVKRLEVDGVFGTNDEALLSLLKDPDIVQWDSSLVLCSLTINLDAVLRAVEQMGKSTKLTVATLLTATPADLKRIPVPEGTKLRAATTADVSRIFSTWKFAGDRTDYLIQERVERYPSVYLETDTGHHVGHMLSTNYGTMGMLYVNPDFRRKGYAKVLISHMAQKFFDMGKDAHVFIEEDNSPSRKLHEGLGFWVVSGMKFVWVKCV
- the LOC143285198 gene encoding glycine-N-acyltransferase-like protein 3 isoform X2 produces the protein MAVKLSETQLPQLLPWLEKHLPYTFKVHGDLQNYLREQYPDLEFFVDRWPHPRALVARVNPASEQTGVKRLEVDGVFGTNDEALLSLLKDPDIVQWDSSLVLCSLTINLDAVLRAVEQMGKSTKLTVATLLTATPADLKRIPVPEGTKLRAATTADVSRIFSTWKFAGDRTDYLIQERVERYPSVYLETDTGHHVGHMLSTNYGTMGMLYVNPDFRRKGYAKVLISHMAQKFFDMGKDAHVFIEEDNSPSRKLHEGLGFWVVSGMKFVWVKCV